One genomic window of Metopolophium dirhodum isolate CAU chromosome 4, ASM1992520v1, whole genome shotgun sequence includes the following:
- the LOC132942378 gene encoding acetylcholinesterase-like: MDQWLLWFGYLVASTYGLSLRHARHQSVGTPTAEEILEPQILIEDTDHVFRQRASDMFAQEPEYTEKRNLNHRRRSEFSGNQDNDFESSGETYSAYKSDDPLVIHTNKGKIRGITQAASTGKLVDAWLGIPYAKKPIGDLRFRHPRPIDRWDKTSPETILNCTTPPNTCVQIFDTLFGDFPGATMWNPNSPVSEDCLYINVVVPKPRPQNAAVMVWIFGGGFYSGSATLDIYDPKVLVSEENVILVSMQYRVASLGFLYFDTEDVPGNAGLFDQLMALQWVHENIKLFGGNPNNVTLFGESAGAVSVSLHLLSPLSRNLFNQAIMESGSSTAPWAILSREESYSRGLKLAKAMGCPDDRNAIHKTVECLRKVNSSAMVEKEWDHVAICFFPFVPVVDGAFLDDYPQKSLSTNNFKKTNILMGSNSEEGYYSIFYYLTELFKKEENVVVSRENFVKAIGQLNPNADAAVKSAIEFEYTDWFSPNDPEKNRNALDKMVGDYQFTCNVNEFAHKYALTGNNVYMYYFKHRSLNNPWPKWTGVMHGDEISYVFGDPLNPNKRYEIEEIELSKKMMRYWTNFAKTGNPSKTFEGSWVTPKWPVHTAYGKEFLTLDTNNTSIGVGPRLEQCAFWKNYVPDLTAISKSMKSDKNCTTISGGTKTNMIKLSLWTIVMTTAVLVL, encoded by the exons ATGGACCAGTGGTTGTTGTGGTTTGGCTACTTAGTAGCTTCTACTTATGGACTTTCATTGCGCCATGCCAGGCACCAAAGCGTTGGGACACCAACAGCCGAAGAAATACTGGAACCACAGATTCTAATTGAGGACACCGATCATGTATTCAGACAACGAGCGTCAGATATGTTTGCCCAAGAGCCAGAATACACGGAGAAGCGAAACCTCAACCATAGACGGAg gTCCGAATTCAGTGGAAACCAGGATAATGATTTCGAATCTTCTGGGGAGACATACAGTGCGTATAAATCGGATGATCCGTTGGTAATTCACACGAACAAGGGTAAGATCAGAGGCATCACACAGGCAGCGTCAACTGGAAAGTTAGTTGATGCATGGTTAGGAATACCCTACGCAAAAAAACCAATAG GTGATCTTAGGTTTAGGCATCCTCGTCCAATTGACCGTTGGGACAAAACAAGCCCAGAGACGATTCTTAATTGCACTACTCCGCCAAACACGTGCGTTCAAATATTCGACACGCTTTTTGGTGATTTTCCTGGTGCTACAATGTGGAATCCAAATTCCCCGGTATCAGAAGATTGCCTTTACATTAACGTAGTAGTGCCAAAGCCTAGACCACAAAACGCAGCAGTGATGGTGTGGATTTTCGGCGGAGGATTTTACTCCGGGTCTGCTACTTTGGATATTTACGATCCTAAAGTACTCGTATCGGAAGAAAACGTGATTTTGGTATCCATGCAGTACAGGGTTGCATCATTAGGCTTTTTATACTTTGACACTGAAGACGTTCCGGGAAACGCTGGACTTTTTGATCAACTAATGGCTTTGCAGTGGGTACACgagaacattaaattatttggcGGCAACCCAAACAACGTGACACTTTTCGGTGAGTCAGCCGGCGCCGTTTCAGTTTCACTGCACTTACTGTCTCCGCTGAGTAGAAACCTTTTTAATCAAGCCATCATGGAATCAGGATCCTCAACAGCACCTTGGGCGATTTTGTCACGGGAAGAGAGTTATAGTAGAGGACTTAAGCTAGCAAAGGCAATGGGATGTCCAGATGACAGAAACGCCATACATAAAACGGTCGAGTGCTTAAGGAAGGTGAACAGTTCAGCGATGGTCGAGAAAGAATGGGACCACGTGGCTATATGTTTTTTCCCGTTTGTCCCGGTGGTTGATGGCGCTTTTCTTGACGATTATCCTCAAAAGTCCCTGtcaacaaacaattttaaaaaaacgaatatacTCATGGGTAGTAACTCCGAAGAGGGttactattcaatattttattatttgacggAGCTTTTCAAAAAGGAGGAAAATGTGGTGGTGTCCCGTGAAAATTTTGTTAAAGCTATTGGACAACTTAATCCGAACGCAGATGCGGCGGTTAAATCGGCTATAGAGTTTGAATACACGGATTGGTTTAGCCCAAACGACCCAGAAAAAAATCGAAACGCTCTGGACAAAATGGTCGGTGACTATCAGTTTACATGCAACGTCAATGAATTCGCTCATAAATATGCACTTACTGGAAACAACGTGTACATGTATTACTTTAAACATCGTTCTTTAAACAATCCATGGCCAAAATGGACGGGTGTGATGCATGGTGATGAAATCAGTTATGTATTTGGAGATCCATTAAATCCAAATAAACGCTACGAAATTGAAGAAATTGAACTTAGCAAGAAAATGATGAGATACTGGACCAATTTTGCAAAAACAGg aaatccaAGCAAAACATTTGAAGGGTCTTGGGTCACGCCCAAGTGGCCCGTACACACGGCGTATGGAAAAGAGTTTCTAACATTAGATACAAATAACACTTCTATCGGCGTTGGGCCAAGACTAGAACAATGTGCTTTTTGGAAAAACTACGTTCCTGATCTTACGGCCATTTCAA agaGTATGAAGTCTGACAAAAACTGTACAACCATAAGTGGAGGGACCAAAACTAACATGATCAAGTTATCGCTTTGGACGATTGTGATGACAACTGCCGTTTTGGTGTTATGA